One segment of Labrus mixtus chromosome 10, fLabMix1.1, whole genome shotgun sequence DNA contains the following:
- the LOC132981848 gene encoding uncharacterized protein LOC132981848 isoform X1, protein MESKVHISVFKKSSRPQVTRCTVCCLRYHCPLCPPAMYKPRCKSQVLKHFAVHVKNAVEYEDFYITKCHQDCRSGSSGHFHCPFCKRTIVRRQDSERHIQTCRRPAEEPPAKRPKNPQNVPRFKEETRSRSGQGAATKPDQRRTALAPERQEGTLLPAGRRKPSGRDSPACRVGGGKPATVLCPHCEVPMMKKNIRKHIYRRHLDKAVEDITAHSHLDAVCIDEENGIYAVRKSFLEPFVPLHVQKKTWGKEHKVKCDSNECIQACAFAVRVGMRTFQCHHVRSLDYCKENAVQTVLHEEKINEMVKSTWFGEEEKRQCLQLQSQAAAANVPVSVDVSMKSEHKLFVSVYEPSVSYCIRLGRVIVTYDKRTDTWHCPCTKPSSSCIHKYMAKWHLFETQAHLFRKEPSTGTKSDTSEQEEPSAENMGITYPPEDDQLQRMVSYIHSSKRYPAVLPDAVLSVRQEEYPVQLFPLETLCSTCPEDTDLGPPILITSQAQIVSLTGAQKGVNTYCKQCSKCGMLYRYQEYHDGLHNFDDCVILTLNLCIFLRNSLQAHTAVGQVFDALEETFKTPLPSRDRLLHAYLHFEALTAHEYKYYCVNCGYFPSVVVMDRHEKGVFSMPFGDVEPVPGDFTGDVNSEDFWDCVSAEMIAWGLTSSDSNNPFTVHPSYHFWAPWIGQGTRRSDIVLNTEFLKAPGDINVTEDRLTNQLMNLKVDAVRTLCKECGVDSNGSKIDLVLRLRTKMQNKQDCNKVFEKICGASGGLAAIMCPCGIVYSLKFNIRAEGPRDFADMLLAWKHLPNVSVYDSAQALVNHTSGREPENLPFQPHEGRLAPPTPENIQAAKDRTLKIHLPWILEPNTEDVEDDSHPCTKSSQRYVLCDKPDEDNGKDEKDILRRIDLVPELAGQLNSKVAEQFFTEMRKNEYFLKNMSPSACVFLVRNMVHHHNEKKERQSIEKMKRSVWEVGSSPDSVDNSASLGHCHDTRDIT, encoded by the exons ATGGAGTCAAAA GTGCACATCAGTGTTTTCAAAAAATCCAGCAGACCACAGGTGACAAGATGCACGGTGTGCTGTTTACGCTACCATTGCCCCCTTTGCCCCCCTGCAATGTACAAACCCCGGTGTAAGTCACAGGTTTTGAAGCACTTTGCGGTGCATGTAAAAAATGCTGTTGAATACGAAG ATTTCTACATCACAAAATGCCACCAGGACTGCAGGAGTGGAAGCAGCGGCCACTTCCACTGCCCTTTCTGCAAACGGACTATAGTGAGGCGGCAGGATTCAGAGAGGCATATTCAAACCTGCAGGCGTCCCGCTGAGGAGCCTCCAGCAAAGAGACCCAAAAACCCACAGAATGTGCCCAGATTTAAGGAGGAGACACGTTCGAGGTCTGGTCAAGGGGCCGCGACAAAGCCGGACCAGAGACGGACGGCTCTCGCTCCGGAGAGGCAGGAAGGCACGCTCCTACCGGCTGGCCGCAGGAAGCCGTCTGGCCGTGACAGCCCTGCCTGCAGAGTCGGCGGAGGGAAGCCAGCGACTGTGCTTTGTCCACATTGTGAAGTgccaatgatgaaaaaaaatataagaaaacacATATACAGAAGACACCTTGACAAGGCCGTGGAAGACATCACTGCACATTCCCATCTGGATGCTGTCTGCATAGATGAAGAGAACGGTATCTATGCAGTGAGGAAGTCTTTCCTTGAACCGTTTGTGCCGCTCCACGTGCAGAAGAAAACCTGGGGGAAAGAGCACAAAGTTAAATGCGACTCCAACGAGTGCATACAGGCCTGTGCCTTTGCGGTGAGGGTAGGCATGAGGACATTTCAGTGTCATCACGTCCGCTCTCTGGACTACTGCAAAGAAAATGCCGTCCAGACCGTACTGCACGAAGAGAAAATAAACGAGATGGTGAAAAGCACGTGGtttggagaggaagagaaacgGCAGTGTCTCCAGCTCCAGTCGCAGGCGGCCGCTGCCAATGTGCCGGTCTCCGTCGACGTCAGCATGAAGTCAGAGCACAAGCTGTTCGTGTCAGTCTACGAGCCATCTGTGAGCTACTGCATCCGGCTAGGACGAGTCATCGTCACTTACGACAAAAGAACGGACACTTGGCACTGCCCGTGTACAAAGCCGAGCTCTTCGTGCATTCACAAATATATGGCCAAGTGGCATTTATTCGAGACTCAGGCGCATCTCTTCAGGAAGGAGCCGAGCACGGGGACGAAATCAGACACAAGTGAACAAGAAGAACCATCAGCTGAAAATATGGGCATCACATATCCTCCTGAAGATGACCAGCTGCAGAGAATGGTCTCATACATTCACTCTTCGAAAAGGTACCCAGCTGTTTTACCTGACGCTGTCCTTTCTGTCCGACAAGAAGAATACCCAGTGCAGCTTTTCCCCCTGGAAACGTTGTGCTCTACGTGTCCGGAAGACACCGATCTCGGCCCACCGATTCTCATCACAAGTCAAGCGCAGATTGTGTCTTTGACTGGTGCTCAGAAAG gtgtcaACACTTACTGCAAACAATGTAGCAAATGTGGGATGCTGTACAGATACCAGGAGTATCACGATGGTTTGCATAACTTTGATGACTGTGTCATTTTGACCTTAAATCTTTGCATCTTCCTACGGAACTCGCTGCAG GCTCACACAGCTGTCGGTCAAGTTTTTGATGCCTTAGAAGAAACTTTTAAGACTCCGTTGCCAAGCAGGGATCGGCTTCTTCATGCGTATTTGCATTTTGAAGCTCTCACGGCACATGAATATAAATATTACTGTGTGAACTGTGGATACTTCCCGTCTGTAGTGGTGATGGATCGCCACGAAAAGGGGGTGTTCAGCATGCCGT TCGGTGATGTAGAGCCGGTCCCGGGGGATTTCACAGGGGACGTGAACAGTGAAGATTTCTGGGATTGTGTTTCCGCGGAGATGATTGCCTGGGGACTCACGTCGA GTGACAGCAACAATCCGTTTACAGTCCATCCCAGCTATCATTTTTGGGCACCTTGGATTGGGCAAGGCACACGGAGGTCCGACATAGTGCTTAACACAGAGTTTTTAAAAGCTCCGGGCGACATCAACGTAACAGAAGACAGACTCACAAATCAACTGATGAATTTGAAG GTGGACGCAGTGCGTACGCTCTGTAAGGAATGTGGTGTCGACTCTAATGGTTCCAAGATAGATCTCGTTCTGCGCCTCAGGaccaaaatgcaaaataaacagGACTGCAACAAAGTGTTTGAGAAGATCTGCGGAGCTTCAG GTGGTTTGGCTGCCATCATGTGTCCCTGCGGCATAGTGTACAGCTTGAAGTTCAACATTAGAGCAGAAGGCCCCAGAGACTTTGCAGATATGCTGCTGGCGTGGAAACATCTGCCCAATGTATCAGTCTACGACTCAGCACAAGCTCTTGTGAACCACACCAGTGGCAGAGAGCCAGAAAATCTACCATTCCAGCCACACGAAGGCCGTCTTGCTCCTCCAACTCCTGAGAACATTCAGGCCGCCAAGGACCGAACACTGAAGATCCACCTTCCATGGATTTTAGAGCCGAACACTGAAGACGTTGAAGACGACAGTCATCCGTGTACCAAGTCATCTCAACGTTATGTTTTGTGTGACAAGCCAGATGAAGATAACGGCAAAGATGAGAAGGACATCCTCAGGAGGATTGATCTTGTGCCTGAGCTAGCGGGTCAGCTCAACAGCAAAGTAGCAGAGCAGTTCTTCACAGAGATGAGGAAGAACGAATACTTCCTGAAAAACATGTCGCCGTCAGCTTGCGTTTTTCTGGTGCGAAACATGGTTCATCaccacaatgaaaaaaaagaaagacaaagcattGAGAAGATGAAAAGAAGCGTGTGGGAAGTCGGGTCCAGCCCGGATTCTGTAGACAATTCTGCCAGCTTGGGTCATTGTCACGACACCAGGGATATAACATGA
- the LOC132981848 gene encoding uncharacterized protein LOC132981848 isoform X2, translating to MESKVHISVFKKSSRPQVTRCTVCCLRYHCPLCPPAMYKPRYFYITKCHQDCRSGSSGHFHCPFCKRTIVRRQDSERHIQTCRRPAEEPPAKRPKNPQNVPRFKEETRSRSGQGAATKPDQRRTALAPERQEGTLLPAGRRKPSGRDSPACRVGGGKPATVLCPHCEVPMMKKNIRKHIYRRHLDKAVEDITAHSHLDAVCIDEENGIYAVRKSFLEPFVPLHVQKKTWGKEHKVKCDSNECIQACAFAVRVGMRTFQCHHVRSLDYCKENAVQTVLHEEKINEMVKSTWFGEEEKRQCLQLQSQAAAANVPVSVDVSMKSEHKLFVSVYEPSVSYCIRLGRVIVTYDKRTDTWHCPCTKPSSSCIHKYMAKWHLFETQAHLFRKEPSTGTKSDTSEQEEPSAENMGITYPPEDDQLQRMVSYIHSSKRYPAVLPDAVLSVRQEEYPVQLFPLETLCSTCPEDTDLGPPILITSQAQIVSLTGAQKGVNTYCKQCSKCGMLYRYQEYHDGLHNFDDCVILTLNLCIFLRNSLQAHTAVGQVFDALEETFKTPLPSRDRLLHAYLHFEALTAHEYKYYCVNCGYFPSVVVMDRHEKGVFSMPFGDVEPVPGDFTGDVNSEDFWDCVSAEMIAWGLTSSDSNNPFTVHPSYHFWAPWIGQGTRRSDIVLNTEFLKAPGDINVTEDRLTNQLMNLKVDAVRTLCKECGVDSNGSKIDLVLRLRTKMQNKQDCNKVFEKICGASGGLAAIMCPCGIVYSLKFNIRAEGPRDFADMLLAWKHLPNVSVYDSAQALVNHTSGREPENLPFQPHEGRLAPPTPENIQAAKDRTLKIHLPWILEPNTEDVEDDSHPCTKSSQRYVLCDKPDEDNGKDEKDILRRIDLVPELAGQLNSKVAEQFFTEMRKNEYFLKNMSPSACVFLVRNMVHHHNEKKERQSIEKMKRSVWEVGSSPDSVDNSASLGHCHDTRDIT from the exons ATGGAGTCAAAA GTGCACATCAGTGTTTTCAAAAAATCCAGCAGACCACAGGTGACAAGATGCACGGTGTGCTGTTTACGCTACCATTGCCCCCTTTGCCCCCCTGCAATGTACAAACCCCGGT ATTTCTACATCACAAAATGCCACCAGGACTGCAGGAGTGGAAGCAGCGGCCACTTCCACTGCCCTTTCTGCAAACGGACTATAGTGAGGCGGCAGGATTCAGAGAGGCATATTCAAACCTGCAGGCGTCCCGCTGAGGAGCCTCCAGCAAAGAGACCCAAAAACCCACAGAATGTGCCCAGATTTAAGGAGGAGACACGTTCGAGGTCTGGTCAAGGGGCCGCGACAAAGCCGGACCAGAGACGGACGGCTCTCGCTCCGGAGAGGCAGGAAGGCACGCTCCTACCGGCTGGCCGCAGGAAGCCGTCTGGCCGTGACAGCCCTGCCTGCAGAGTCGGCGGAGGGAAGCCAGCGACTGTGCTTTGTCCACATTGTGAAGTgccaatgatgaaaaaaaatataagaaaacacATATACAGAAGACACCTTGACAAGGCCGTGGAAGACATCACTGCACATTCCCATCTGGATGCTGTCTGCATAGATGAAGAGAACGGTATCTATGCAGTGAGGAAGTCTTTCCTTGAACCGTTTGTGCCGCTCCACGTGCAGAAGAAAACCTGGGGGAAAGAGCACAAAGTTAAATGCGACTCCAACGAGTGCATACAGGCCTGTGCCTTTGCGGTGAGGGTAGGCATGAGGACATTTCAGTGTCATCACGTCCGCTCTCTGGACTACTGCAAAGAAAATGCCGTCCAGACCGTACTGCACGAAGAGAAAATAAACGAGATGGTGAAAAGCACGTGGtttggagaggaagagaaacgGCAGTGTCTCCAGCTCCAGTCGCAGGCGGCCGCTGCCAATGTGCCGGTCTCCGTCGACGTCAGCATGAAGTCAGAGCACAAGCTGTTCGTGTCAGTCTACGAGCCATCTGTGAGCTACTGCATCCGGCTAGGACGAGTCATCGTCACTTACGACAAAAGAACGGACACTTGGCACTGCCCGTGTACAAAGCCGAGCTCTTCGTGCATTCACAAATATATGGCCAAGTGGCATTTATTCGAGACTCAGGCGCATCTCTTCAGGAAGGAGCCGAGCACGGGGACGAAATCAGACACAAGTGAACAAGAAGAACCATCAGCTGAAAATATGGGCATCACATATCCTCCTGAAGATGACCAGCTGCAGAGAATGGTCTCATACATTCACTCTTCGAAAAGGTACCCAGCTGTTTTACCTGACGCTGTCCTTTCTGTCCGACAAGAAGAATACCCAGTGCAGCTTTTCCCCCTGGAAACGTTGTGCTCTACGTGTCCGGAAGACACCGATCTCGGCCCACCGATTCTCATCACAAGTCAAGCGCAGATTGTGTCTTTGACTGGTGCTCAGAAAG gtgtcaACACTTACTGCAAACAATGTAGCAAATGTGGGATGCTGTACAGATACCAGGAGTATCACGATGGTTTGCATAACTTTGATGACTGTGTCATTTTGACCTTAAATCTTTGCATCTTCCTACGGAACTCGCTGCAG GCTCACACAGCTGTCGGTCAAGTTTTTGATGCCTTAGAAGAAACTTTTAAGACTCCGTTGCCAAGCAGGGATCGGCTTCTTCATGCGTATTTGCATTTTGAAGCTCTCACGGCACATGAATATAAATATTACTGTGTGAACTGTGGATACTTCCCGTCTGTAGTGGTGATGGATCGCCACGAAAAGGGGGTGTTCAGCATGCCGT TCGGTGATGTAGAGCCGGTCCCGGGGGATTTCACAGGGGACGTGAACAGTGAAGATTTCTGGGATTGTGTTTCCGCGGAGATGATTGCCTGGGGACTCACGTCGA GTGACAGCAACAATCCGTTTACAGTCCATCCCAGCTATCATTTTTGGGCACCTTGGATTGGGCAAGGCACACGGAGGTCCGACATAGTGCTTAACACAGAGTTTTTAAAAGCTCCGGGCGACATCAACGTAACAGAAGACAGACTCACAAATCAACTGATGAATTTGAAG GTGGACGCAGTGCGTACGCTCTGTAAGGAATGTGGTGTCGACTCTAATGGTTCCAAGATAGATCTCGTTCTGCGCCTCAGGaccaaaatgcaaaataaacagGACTGCAACAAAGTGTTTGAGAAGATCTGCGGAGCTTCAG GTGGTTTGGCTGCCATCATGTGTCCCTGCGGCATAGTGTACAGCTTGAAGTTCAACATTAGAGCAGAAGGCCCCAGAGACTTTGCAGATATGCTGCTGGCGTGGAAACATCTGCCCAATGTATCAGTCTACGACTCAGCACAAGCTCTTGTGAACCACACCAGTGGCAGAGAGCCAGAAAATCTACCATTCCAGCCACACGAAGGCCGTCTTGCTCCTCCAACTCCTGAGAACATTCAGGCCGCCAAGGACCGAACACTGAAGATCCACCTTCCATGGATTTTAGAGCCGAACACTGAAGACGTTGAAGACGACAGTCATCCGTGTACCAAGTCATCTCAACGTTATGTTTTGTGTGACAAGCCAGATGAAGATAACGGCAAAGATGAGAAGGACATCCTCAGGAGGATTGATCTTGTGCCTGAGCTAGCGGGTCAGCTCAACAGCAAAGTAGCAGAGCAGTTCTTCACAGAGATGAGGAAGAACGAATACTTCCTGAAAAACATGTCGCCGTCAGCTTGCGTTTTTCTGGTGCGAAACATGGTTCATCaccacaatgaaaaaaaagaaagacaaagcattGAGAAGATGAAAAGAAGCGTGTGGGAAGTCGGGTCCAGCCCGGATTCTGTAGACAATTCTGCCAGCTTGGGTCATTGTCACGACACCAGGGATATAACATGA
- the prpf19 gene encoding pre-mRNA-processing factor 19 yields MSLFCAISNEVPEHPCVSPVSNQVFERRLIEKYIAENGTDPMNAQPLSEEQLVDIKVSHPIRPKAPSATSIPAILKSLQDEWDAVMLHSFTLRQQLQTTRQELSHALYQHDAACRVIARLTKEVTAAREALATLKPQAGLVAPQAVAASQPAAVGAGGEPMEISEQVGMTPEIIQKLQDKAAILTTERKKRGKTVPEELVRAEDLSKYRQVASHAGLHSASVPGILALDLCPSDTSKVLTGGADKNVVVFDKNEEQIVATLKGHTKKVTSVIYHPSQSVVFSASPDNTIRVWSVTGGNCVQVVRAHEGGVTGLSLHATGDYLLSSSEDQYWAFSDIQTGRVLTKVTDESAGCALTCAQFHPDGLIFGTGTADSQIKIWDLKERTNVANFPGHSGPVTSIAFSENGYYLATGAQDSSVKLWDLRKLKNFKTITLDNNYEVKSLVFDQSGTYLAVGGSDIRVYICKQWSEVLNFTDHTGLVTGVAFGDNAQFLSSAGMDRSLKFYSL; encoded by the exons ATGTCCTTGTTTTGTGCAA tttCCAACGAGGTGCCGGAGCACCCGTGCGTCTCTCCGGTGTCCAACCAGGTGTTTGAGCGCAGGCTGATCGAGAAGTACATCGCAGAGAATGGGACGGACCCGATGAACGCACAGCCCTTATCTGAGGAGCAGCTCGTAGATATCAAAG tgtcCCATCCTATCAGACCAAAGGCACCGTCGGCAACAAGCATTCCTGCCATTCTCAAATCACTTCAAGATGAGTGG GATGCTGTTATGCTTCACAGTTTTACTTTGcggcagcagctgcagacaaCTCGCCAGGAACTGTCACATGCCCTCTACCAACACGATGCCGCCTGCAGAGTCATCGCTCGACTCACAAAGGAGGTCACTGCTGCAAGAGAAG CCCTTGCCACACTGAAACCCCAAGCTGGATTGGTTGCCCCTCAGGCAGTCGCTGCCTCTCAGCCAGCTGCAGTA GGTGCTGGTGGAGAGCCTATGGAGATTAGTGAACAGGTGGGAATGACCCCAGAGATTATCCAGAAG CTCCAAGACAAAGCTGCCATCCTcacaacagaaagaaagaag AGAGGAAAAACCGTCCCAGAGGAGCTGGTTAGAGCTGAAGATCTCAGCAAATACCGCCAAGTGGCTTCACATGCT GGTCTTCATAGTGCCAGTGTTCCTGGTATTCTGGCTCTGGATCTGTGTCCCTCAGACACCAGCAAAGTTCTTACAG GTGGAGCTGACAAGAATGTGGTGGTGTTCGACAAGAACGAGGAGCAGATTGTTGCAACCCTTAAGGGTCACACCAAGAAGGTCACCTCTGTCATTTACCATCCATCCCAG TCCGTGGTCTTCTCTGCATCTCCAGACAACACCATCCGTGTGTGGTCCGTCACCGGGGGCAACTGTGTCCAGGTGGTTCGTGCCCACGAGGGAGGTGTCACTGGACTCTCCCTTCATGCTACTGGGGATTACCTGCTCAGCTCCTCTGAGGATCAG TACTGGGCCTTTTCTGATATCCAGACTGGTAGAGTCCTCACTAAAGTTACTGACGAAAGTGCTGGCTGTG CTCTCACCTGTGCTCAGTTCCATCCCGATGGTCTAATTTTCGGCACTGGTACGGCTGATTCTCAGATCAAGATCTGGGATCTGAAGGAGCGCACCAACGTAGCCAACTTCCCGGGTCACTCCGGTCCTGTCACCTCCATCGCTTTCTCTGAGAATGGTTACTACCTGGCCACAG GTGCCCAAGATAGCTCTGTGAAACTGTGGGATCTAAGGAAACTGAAAAACTTCAAGACCATCACTCTGGACAACAACTATGAG GTGAAGTCCCTTGTATTTGACCAGAGTGGTACTTATCTGGCTGTAGGAGGCTCTGATATCCGCGTCTACATCTGCAAGCAGTGGTCTGAGGTCCTCAATTTCACAG ACCATACAGGGCTGGTGACTGGAGTGGCCTTTGGAGATAATGCTCAGTTCCTGTCCTCTGCAGGAATGGACCGTAGTCTCAAATTTTATAGTTTGTAG
- the tcirg1b gene encoding T cell immune regulator 1, ATPase H+ transporting V0 subunit a3b — protein MGSMFRSEEVCLVQLFLQSGSAYNCVSELGELGLVEFRDLNPNVNAFQRKFVGEVRRCEELEKTFTFLEQEINRSLSPPLKGPLPPPCPTPMAPQPRELITIEEECERLARELKEVSRNRDSLRAQMTQLCQYRGVLTKTHSLTASQAPPPVLESQGLFDNRQDVHLSFVAGVVHPWKVPSFERLLWRACRGYIIVDFREMGDRLEHPDTGEMVQWTVFLISFWGDQIGQKVKKICDCFRTQTFIYPENPADREKILQGLEGRIEDIRSVLSQTESFLQQLLMRAVAALPQWKVRVQKCKAVQMVLNLCSPSVTDKCLIAEAWCPTSKLPELQSALREGGRKSGSGVDSFYNRLPTSTPPPTLFPLNSFTAGFQNIVDAYGVASYREVNPAVYTIITFPFLFAVMFGDVGHGLLMTLAALWMVLEERDPKLKSNTNEIWRMMFGGRYLILLMGLFSIYTGAIYNECFSRGLSTFSSAWHVGPMFEKNIWNSTVLAENQYLSMDPVVPGVFSSPYPFGIDPIWGLSNNKLTFLNSYKMKMSVVVGVIHMTFGVCLSFFNYWHFGQLSSVFFVLIPELFFMVCLFGYLVFMVVFKWIAYTPAQSKIAPSILIHFIDMFLFTDNPENPKLYTGQIVVQKALVLLALCSVPVLLFGKPTCEYITFKNRRRQTEEDRCPLVAEDGSINTRQGEVEGAAAEEEEFDAADVYMHQAIHTIEYCLGCISNTASYLRLWALSLAHAQLSEVLWVMVLRIALKWEGYVGSIVLFVVFAFFAMLTVSILLVMEGLSAFLHALRLHWVEFQNKFYSGSGYKLSPFCFSSLINASPPI, from the exons ATGGGCTCCATGTTTCGCAGTGAGGAGGTGTGCCTGGTGCAGCTCTTCCTTCAGTCGGGCTCGGCCTACAATTGTGTCAGCGAGCTGGGAGAATTGGGCCTGGTTGAGTTCAGAGAT TTAAATCCCAACGTGAACGCCTTTCAGAGGAAGTTTGTCGGGGAGGTTAGACGATGCGAGGAACTTGAGAAAACTTTTA CTTTCCTGGAGCAAGAGATCAATCGCTCCTTGTCTCCACCATTGAAGggccccctccctcctccatgcCCAACACCCATGGCCCCTCAGCCGCGTGAGCTCATCACCATAGAAGAAGAGTGCGAGCGCCTGGCCAGAGAGCTTAAAGAG gTGTCAAGGAACAGAGACAGCCTGCGAGCTCAGATGACCCAGCTCTGCCAATACAGAGGAGTTCTGACCAAAACACACTCTTTAACAGCCTCACAG GCACCACCACCTGTACTGGAAAGCCAAGGCCTGTTCGATAATCGCCAAGATGTCCACCTCAG TTTTGTGGCAGGAGTGGTCCATCCTTGGAAGGTCCCCTCGTTTGAACGGTTATTATGGCGGGCATGTCGTGGTTATATCATTGTGGATTTCAGAGAAATGGGGGATCGACTTGAGCATCCGGACACG GGGGAAATGGTGCAGTGGACAGTTTTCCTCATTTCCTTTTGGGGAGATCAAATTGGACAGAAAGTGAAGAAGATTTGTGATTG CTTCCGCACACAGACATTTATCTACCCTGAGAACCCTGCTGACAGAGAGAAGATTCTTCAGGGGCTTGAAGGCAGAATTGAAGATATCAGATCA GTGTTGTCACAGACTGAGtccttcctgcagcagctgctgatgCGGGCGGTGGCTGCGCTGCCTCAGTGGAAGGTGCGAGTGCAGAAATGTAAAGCTGTTCAGATGGTGCTGAATCTCTGCAGCCCCTCAGTCACTGACAAATGCCTGATCGCTGAGGCCTGGTGTCCCACTTCCAAGCTGCCTGAACTGCAAAGTGCTCTAAGAGAAGGAGGG AGGAAGAGTGGCAGTGGGGTGGACTCTTTCTACAATCGTCTACCGACCTCCACCCCTCCACCCACCCTGTTTCCTCTGAACTCTTTCACAGCCGGTTTCCAAAACATTGTTGATGCTTATGGAGTAGCCAGCTACCGTGAAGTCAATCCAG CCGTGTACACCATAATTACGTTCCCTTTCCTGTTTGCGGTGATGTTCGGGGATGTGGGTCATGGTTTACTGATGACTCTGGCTGCCCTCTGGATGGTCCTCGAGGAGAGGGACCCCAAACTGAAGAGCAACACTAATGAG atCTGGAGGATGATGTTTGGAGGACGATATCTGATTCTGCTGATGGGCCTTTTCTCGATCTACACTGGGGCCATATACAACGAGTGCTTCAGCAGAGGCCTCAGCACCTTCAGCTCAGCGTGGCACGTTGGCCCCATGTTTGAGAAGAACATTTGGAA TTCAACCGTCCTGGCAGAGAACCAGTACCTGTCCATGGATCCCGTTGTGCCAGGGGTTTTTTCCAGCCCTTATCCATTTGGCATTGACCCG ATCTGGGGGCTGTCCAACAACAAACTGACTTTCCTTAACTCGTACAAGATGAAGATGTCAGTCGTAGTTGGCGTCATTCACATGACTTTTGGAGTCTGCTTGTCATTCTTCAACTACTG GCACTTTGGCCAGTTAAGCAGTGTCTTCTTTGTGCTGATCCCTGAGCTCTTCTTTATGGTCTGTCTGTTTGGCTACCTGGTCTTCATGGTGGTCTTCAAATGGATTGCCTACACTCCTGCCCAGTCCAAAATTGCCCCCAGTATACTAATCCACTTCATAGACATGTTCCTCTTCACAGACAACCCTGAAAACCCCAAACTCTACACAGGACAG attgtggtgcAGAAGGCCCTGGTACTGCTGGCTTTGTGTTCTGTCCCGGTTCTACTGTTTGGGAAACCCACTTGTGAATATATCACATTCAAGAACAGACGAAGACAGACA GAGGAAGACAGATGTCCACTTGTGGCTGAAGATGGCTCCATAAACACTCGTCAGGGGGAGGTAGAAGGGGCTGCAGCTGAAGAGGAG GAGTTCGATGCTGCAGATGTATACATGCATCAGGCTATCCACACCATAGAGTACTGCCTGGGCTGCATCTCCAACACGGCCTCTTACCTCCGACTCTGGGCTCTTAGTTTGGCTCACGCAC AACTCTCTGAGGTTTTGTGGGTGATGGTGTTGCGTATTGCTCTGAAGTGGGAGGGCTATGTTGGATCCATTGTCCTCTTTGTGGTTTTTGCCTTCTTTGCTATGTTGACCGTCTCCATCCTACTGGTAATGGAGGGACTGTCAGCTTTCCTGCACGCGCTCCGTCTACACTG GGTGGAGTTTCAGAACAAGTTCTACAGTGGATCAGGCTACAAGCTGAGCCCTTTTTGTTTCTCATCTCTGATCAATGCATCACCTCCTATATGA